The Pyrus communis chromosome 12, drPyrComm1.1, whole genome shotgun sequence genomic sequence CAACTGGCTTGTCCCCAGACTTCATCCGGACACAGCCTCCGTTGCGCGATGACAACATAGGCTGTGCCGGCAAAAATGGAGCTATATTGCCGCTGTTGCCGAAATGCTCGTCTTGGATTACGGGATTTGATGCCCTGCTCGGCGGAGACCCGCAGAAAAAGGGCGGCGATGAAGCCAATTGCTTATTACTGAATCTATCATCATAATTCCCCTGTTTTCAtaaattaaccacaaaacaGGAGAACATAATTAGTCTTTGTTCTTGGAATTTTTTTCATAAGTGGAAGAGTGAGCTAAAACAtgataacaaaattaaaaatcaactaATTCATGCCAATAAAAACAAACTTGAAACCCcaaattagaaaatataaaacgaAAACAtgaaatgatttccgcacaccCTTTTCTTTACAAAACCAACAAACCACAGTTTATTTATGTCCCTTGATTCGAGTGGATGCTTCGACGAAAACGGATGCGAGGAAATCATTTCTCCGAATATTAGCTCAATCAATTTAGGGAACTTCAACGGAAAGCTTccaatactgtttattttaacgaaaaatcacatttttacgctaaaaaattcaatcatgttactatttattttaccctttatgtCATTTTCGTTGAAGCTCAacgttttcaagctatttttcattagttttactATAAATTTAAGGGGAAGAGAGGAACCTTGGCGAGAATAATATCCAGAATCTCAGACCCAGCTTCAGAATCTCCATTCTCCGATTGGTTGTGACTgttgcagcagcagcaacaaaaatcaaacacccaaaaaaaatacaacCTTTGACTCTACCTACGAATTAAAACcttaaaagaaaatacaagtgtgagaagaagaaaaaaaggtacGTACTTGAAGTATCTGAAGGGTCTGATGTTGTCGTTGAAGGAACGATTTAGAAGGCTGAAACGACGTGGTTTTGGGCACACAACTGAATCCATCCCCTCGAAGCCTGCCGTGGCGCTCTGCTCGTAACCGCACCTGCTCATCATCCTTGCTTCCTCTGTTGGGTGATATCACCAACAACAAAGCCTGCACACCCACATACCCAGATTTCATTTCATCAATATCaaccctaaaaataaaataatacaaacttTTGCATGaagatttcatataaaatataatttttgttttttttttggggggtggTGGGGGGGGAGTGATTTTCGTACACCTTGTTTATTAAAATTTCAGGCCTTTGAACgaattaaatcaaaagaaaatcacGAGACAGAAATAAATTG encodes the following:
- the LOC137710307 gene encoding uncharacterized protein, with the translated sequence MMSRCGYEQSATAGFEGMDSVVCPKPRRFSLLNRSFNDNIRPFRYFNHNQSENGDSEAGSEILDIILAKGNYDDRFSNKQLASSPPFFCGSPPSRASNPVIQDEHFGNSGNIAPFLPAQPMLSSRNGGCVRMKSGDKPVAVRIEGFDCLSRDRRNCSISAVA